In Bacteroidota bacterium, the genomic window GTGACGCTATGACTTTACCCATTCCAAATTCTACACCAGAATACGATACCCTTCGGAACGCCGCAGAAACATTCGGCTTCCACAATGAGGCAGCCCTGATTGCCCAGAAGGCCAATGAGCAAGAAGAGCAGTTTTCGCTCCTCATTATCGGCCAGCGCGGCGCCGGCAAATCTACTGTGGTCAACATGTTGCTCGGACGCAACATTGCTACCCCCGACGCGCCCAACAATTGGACCAACATCTTCCTCAGGGCCGAAGATAAACGGGAATATGCCGAGATCCACACCAACCTGGAAAATGAGCCTATCCGCCGAATGCCCATTGCACAGGCGCAGGCACTGGCGCGAAATCAGAAAAATCTTTCGCCCAACCATTCTACACATATCCAACGCATTTACTGGCACCTCAATGCACCGGCCCTGCCAAAGAACATGGCCATCTCTGAAATGCCCGACATCGGACATACTGATGTAGAGCAGTCGCTATGGCATGCAGACGGTGTAATTCTGGTCTTTCGGGCAGATCAGGTTAATGAAGAATCCTCTCTTGAACTGGCGAAGAACTTCAAAAGCCGGCTTACACTGCCCGTAACGTCAATGGGCGTTATTTCGCATATGGAATCCATCCCCAGAAAACGATGGATACAGATTTTGCAGCTTGCGCGGACCACGGTTGGGCAATACCTGGATGTGGTGGTGCCTTGCAGCAAAGACCCGGATGAACTCGATGTGGTACTCGAAGGATCAAACGCCCTGTTACACCGCGAAATCAGGAATCGATTTTTCTCCAGTGCACCGTCATTGAAAAAGCAAAACCAGGTGCTTTTTGCAACTGCTATGCGCGATGCATTGGCTACGCAGTTTGAAAGTTATGTCGACCGCGTGTTAAACAACCGGTGGGTGTATCAGAAATTCAAAATGCAGGTCGACGAAAAACTGCAGCATGTTGCTTCCGAACTGGAAGTCAAGATTCATCGGTTTATTGACGAGCAGAAACACGTCGCCCTGGCGCGTGCAGCTGCCCTTGATGGGTTCAACAAGCAAAAGCGTAAAGCAGCAAGCGATGGCACCTCCCCTTCAGCTACGTTCGGCAAAAGCGTTTACCAGTACATTTTCAACGCAACGCAAGACCTCTTTGCAGGCCTTTCGTTTGACAATGATATTGCAGACGATCTCAAAATCCGGCCAACAATTCCTACACAAAACACACAAACAGACGCAGACCTGCCGGCCATTTCATTCCGGCTCCCCCAGGTACCTGTAAACTATCTTGCGCAGCTTTGCGGAGAGATAGAACGCGACATCCTCCCCATGCCGGCGCAGAAACCGCGTGAAGTTATCGCCTGGGCTGATGGAGGCGAACAGGAAGACCTGTTGGGCCTTGAATTAAAAAAGCAGGGTATTACCACAGAAAGTGAAGCAGCCATTTTCGACCCCAAGGAAGGCCTCAGCAGTGCACCTGTGCAGGCCGACCAGTGGGTAACTGCTAACGAATGGCTACCGGGTATTGCTTTAAAAGCTGAAGAGGAGCTAAACACGTGGCTCAACGCCACCCTCAAACAGCTAAAACAAAACCTGAACCGGTCCGCTGAACAAACTTTCCGCTCAATACATGGCTACCTGCCCAACGAAGTACCCGTTGTGCTTATGCCGCTGGAGCAAACGTACAGCTACCTGAACAACCTCCCGTCCCAAATCCCAACGCCACACCTGCCAGGAGACTCCCTTTCACCTGTGTTATTCCTGTGCAGGATGCAAGAACCAGAGTTCATCGACCTATGGAATCGCCAATTGATTCAGCGTTGTTTCGACTACGTGATCCCTCGCATGGAGCGGCAACTGATCCAGGATATAGAATATGCCCGCGATGAGATGACGGAGCAATGGCAAGGCTCTAAAGAATCCATCCACAAGCGCATTGACATTGTTTGGAAGAAATATGGCCGGCGGCTAGCCATGAAAAGCGCTGTAAAATGGTCTATCCCCTGGGTATCCACGCTAATGCGAGACCGCCTGATGGACCCTGTACAGCACCTGACCCGCACGCGCCTCAATATCCGTGCGCCTTATGAGTATCCCGTTTCTTTCTTCTTGCACAAAAACAACAGCGAATTCCTTCAGCCAATTGACCGGCCGGTTGACAAACCACTGACGCCAGATCAGTATATGGTCGACCTGATTCAGAAGAAAATCCGTAAGTCAGCCAAACACATCTGGCGCAACAAAAAGCCAATCATGATTGCGCTGCCACTCCGCAAAAAAGTGCGCCGGCGAACTACCCAGGCCCTCGGCATTCTCTTTGGCTTTTCGCTGTTATGGATTATGATGTTTGGCACCAGCAACGTCAGCCTGATTGCCTTCTCTGTAATTGCATTGCCCTATGTCGGCGTTACCGGCATGCTAATCAAACGGTTGATCGACCGGATGTATGAGTCGGGCAGTGCCATTCAGACAGAACGGATCTACAAACAAATCCAGCATATGGTGGAAGAACGGCTGGACAACCTGCGCCGGCACATCAACGGTGAGATTAGAAACGATGAGTTGTGGGATGAAGTGATGGCTGACCTGAAAGCACAGGAGACACCAGCGCAAGCTTCGTATCTACCATACCGGGATTTAATCAAGCGCGTCGAAGTGATGCAGGGGCGCCTTACGCCAGCTACTGAAGACGCAAGTTGACGGTTTCTTCGTTTATCGTTGCACGCTTTCTTGTTAGATTGTTTTACACCCGGCATCCGAACCAGGGATGCCGGCAAGTAAAACAGCTCACAAAAGCATCGATAAACCAAAAATGGCAAAACGTTTACGCGTAGGGGTGATTACAGGAGGCGGTGATTGTCCAGGACTCAATGCCGTGATCCGTGCTGTGGCCAAAAGTCTGATTGTGCAGCATAACGCAGAAGTTCTCGGGTTTGAAGATGGGTTTCAAGGGCTCATAGAAGAACGTATTCGCCCGTTGGACTATCAGGATGTAAGCGGCATCCTTACACGAGGCGGCACCATTCTCGGCACAAGCAACAAAGCCAATCCGTTCAGCTATTACCGCCGGGGTGATGCAGATGTATCTTCGCAAGTCACCAAGTTTGTACGCACCCTCGGCCTTGATGGCCTGGTTGTGATTGGCGGGGATGGCACCATGTCGATATCACATCGGCTGCAGCAGTTGGGCATCAACATTGTCGGGGTACCCAAAACCATCGACAACGACCTTGTTGCTACAGAGCGTACCTTTGGATTTGATTCTGCAGTAGCCGTGGCCACGGAGGCAATTGACCGGCTACACACAACAGCGCAGAGCCATCACCGGGTTATGATTGTAGAAACAATGGGCAGATATGCCGGCTGGATTGCCCTGTATGCAGGCGTAGCCGGCGGCGCTGATGTTATCCTTGTGCCCGAATTTGAATACGAGATTGACGAAATTGTCCGTGTCTGTAAGGAGCGGGAAGTTGGTGGGCAGAAATTCACCATCATTGTGGTTGCTGAAGGCAGCAAGCCTGTAGGCGGATCGATGGTGGTACGCGAACTGATTGAAGACAGTCCGGACCCCATTCGCCTTGGCGGCATCGGGAATATGCTGGAAAATCAGCTGGAGGTCCATTTACGAAGCGAAATCAGGACCACCATTCTGGGGCACACGCAGCGAGGCGGTACACCAACACCGTTTGACCGCAATTTAGCCACTGCTTTTGGTGCCTATGCAGCATCTATGGTTGCTGCCGGCGAGTACGGCAGAATGGTCGCACTCCAACAAAACCGCCTGACAACCGTAGCCCTCGAAAACATTGCGGGTAAAGTACGCACCATCCCGCATGACGCAGCCATGTTAATCACGGCAATGGCTGTTGGGACCTCTTTTGGTGTATCTAATCTTGATAGCCGTTTCCTCGGGACAGAAATCTCGACGGCAGTCACTTGAACTAACTGATTCATATTGCGCCGGCGTGTGCAGTAATCCCCGGCCAAACTGCTATAAATCATGCATGTATTCTTGACAGGCGCAACAGGTTTTGTTGGCTCCTATGTGCTCGAAGCACTCATCGAAGCCGGTCACACAGTGCGCTGTCTCATGCGCGACACAACAGCACCGCTCAAAATCTCACATGACGGGATTGAAAAGGTCAAAGGGGATGTCACCAAACCCAAAACCCTCACCGGGCTGTTGCGTGGATGCGATGCGGTGATACACCTTGTAGGTATTATCCAGGAAAACTCGCGTGCCGGCATCACCTTCGAGCGTATGCATTTGGATGCAACCAAAAACGTGGTTGACGAAGCCAAAGCTTCCGAAATTGATTATTTTATCCAGATGAGCGCCAACGGTGCACGCGCATCCGGCGTTTCAGGATACCAAACCACCAAGTGGCAGGCAGAGCAATATGTCCAGAAAGCCAATTTTGGTCACTGGACTATTTTTCGGCCTTCTGTAATTTTTGGCGCCCCAATGCCGGGCCAACCGGAATTCACCTCACAGTTAACCGAAACGCTGGTATTGGCCTTTCCTATCCTGCCTGTGTTTGGAGACGGCGCCTATCAAATGCAGCCGGTAGCTGTGACGGACGTAGCCAATGCTTTTGTGCAAGCATTAACCCTCGAAACAGCCAAAAACCAGATCTATCCTGTTGCCGGCCCCGTGGCTTACGCCTATACAGAAATACTGGATATTCTTGCAGAAGGAGCCGGCATATCACCCAAACCACAGTTAAAACAACCCCTTTGGTTGGTTCGCCCGCTGATCCACACTGTTGGTAAACTTGGTGTACTCCCCATCACACCGGATCAGTTTGAAATGCTGATTGAAGGCAATACGTGTGATCCTACAGCATTCTATCGAGATTTTGAACTGGAGCGCGTACCGTTTACTGCTGCAAATCTGACCTACCTGCAAAAAGGCCGTGCTACGGCGGCATGAACAGGGAATTCAGGAAAATCACAGCTTTTTCCCTCATTAAGCAGCATCTAATTGCGGTGCGCTGAGAACTTCACGCGTGCTTGCGGAGTTTGGGATACATCGTTCTTGGTCACGCCTTCCATCGACGCGGCAACTGACCCACACTTACCAGGAAAAAGACACGACACGTGTTGTGATGGATTTGAATAATCTCGACAAGCAGACGAAGTACAAAGAAAAGAAACACGTCGCCATCGCCGGCAACATCGGCGCTGGGAAAAGCTCATTGACGCAAATAACCAGCGACTACTTCGGCTGGAACTCTTACTATGAGCGCGTAGACGACAACCCGTATCTGGAAGATTTCTACAAAGACATGCGGCGATGGTCGTTTAATTTGCAGATTTTCTTTCTATCGAGCCGTTTCAACCAGCAGCAAGCCATAGAAAATAGTCCGTATTCCGTTGCGCAGGATCGTTCGATTTATGAGGATGCCGAGATCTTTGCACGT contains:
- a CDS encoding ATP-dependent 6-phosphofructokinase, whose amino-acid sequence is MAKRLRVGVITGGGDCPGLNAVIRAVAKSLIVQHNAEVLGFEDGFQGLIEERIRPLDYQDVSGILTRGGTILGTSNKANPFSYYRRGDADVSSQVTKFVRTLGLDGLVVIGGDGTMSISHRLQQLGINIVGVPKTIDNDLVATERTFGFDSAVAVATEAIDRLHTTAQSHHRVMIVETMGRYAGWIALYAGVAGGADVILVPEFEYEIDEIVRVCKEREVGGQKFTIIVVAEGSKPVGGSMVVRELIEDSPDPIRLGGIGNMLENQLEVHLRSEIRTTILGHTQRGGTPTPFDRNLATAFGAYAASMVAAGEYGRMVALQQNRLTTVALENIAGKVRTIPHDAAMLITAMAVGTSFGVSNLDSRFLGTEISTAVT
- a CDS encoding NAD-dependent epimerase/dehydratase family protein, producing the protein MHVFLTGATGFVGSYVLEALIEAGHTVRCLMRDTTAPLKISHDGIEKVKGDVTKPKTLTGLLRGCDAVIHLVGIIQENSRAGITFERMHLDATKNVVDEAKASEIDYFIQMSANGARASGVSGYQTTKWQAEQYVQKANFGHWTIFRPSVIFGAPMPGQPEFTSQLTETLVLAFPILPVFGDGAYQMQPVAVTDVANAFVQALTLETAKNQIYPVAGPVAYAYTEILDILAEGAGISPKPQLKQPLWLVRPLIHTVGKLGVLPITPDQFEMLIEGNTCDPTAFYRDFELERVPFTAANLTYLQKGRATAA